Proteins from a genomic interval of Phyllopteryx taeniolatus isolate TA_2022b chromosome 3, UOR_Ptae_1.2, whole genome shotgun sequence:
- the kcnip3b gene encoding Kv channel interacting protein 3b, calsenilin isoform X1 produces MSIMQADGKVADGSLLGDANGVEPTPGRGKDSGKWQKPRFSRKALMKCCLVKWIIASTQPQDKESSDSDLELSTVRHQPEGLDQLQTQTKFTRKELQSLYRGFKNECPSGLVDEETFKSIYSQFFPQGDATTYAHFLFNAFDIDRNGSIRFEDFVIGLSVLLRGSVTEKLNWAFNLYDINKDGYITKEEMLAIMKSIYDMMGRYTYPCVRDEAPSEHVDKFFQKMDRNRDGVVTIEEFIETCQKDENIMNSMQLFENVI; encoded by the exons GCTGACGGTAAAGTGGCTGACGGCAGCCTACTGGGAGATGCCAATGGCGTGGAGCCCACGCCGGGCCGAGGGAAGGATTCTGGGAAGTGGCAGAAGCCGCGGTTCTCTCGCAAAGCtctgatgaagtgctgcctggTCAAATGGATCATTGCCAGCACGCAGCCACAGGACAAAG AGAGCAGTGACAGTGATCTGGAGCTGTCAACGGTGCGTCACCAGCCGGAGGGTCTGGACCAGCTTCAGACTCAGACCAAGTTCACCAGGAAGGAGCTTCAGTCCCTCTACAGGGGCttcaaaaat GAGTGTCCCAGCGGGTTGGTTGATGAGGAGACATTCAAGTCCATCTATTCTCAGTTCTTTCCCCAAGGAG ACGCGACCACGTACGCTCACTTCCTCTTCAACGCCTTTGACATCGACAGGAATGGCTCGATCCGCTTTGAAGACTTTGTCATCGGCCTGTCCGTGCTCCTCAGGGGCTCCGTCACAGAGAAGCTCAACTGGGCATTCAACCTCTATGACATCAACAAAGATGGCTACATCACCAAAGAG GAGATGCTAGCAATAATGAAGTCCATTTACGACATGATGGGCAGGTATACGTACCCATGTGTGCGAGACGAGGCTCCGTCTGAGCACGTGGACAAGTTCTTCCAG aaaatggacagaaaCAGAGATGGTGTTGTAACCATTGAAGAGTTCATTGAGACCTGCCAGAAG GATGAGAACATCATGAACTCCATGCAGCTGTTTGAGAACGTTATCTAA
- the kcnip3b gene encoding Kv channel interacting protein 3b, calsenilin isoform X3, whose translation MSVRWETEGLQTVGIVCLVIMFLKLMHLLGLIDITETESSDSDLELSTVRHQPEGLDQLQTQTKFTRKELQSLYRGFKNECPSGLVDEETFKSIYSQFFPQGDATTYAHFLFNAFDIDRNGSIRFEDFVIGLSVLLRGSVTEKLNWAFNLYDINKDGYITKEEMLAIMKSIYDMMGRYTYPCVRDEAPSEHVDKFFQKMDRNRDGVVTIEEFIETCQKDENIMNSMQLFENVI comes from the exons ATGAGCGTCCGGTGGGAGACGGAGGGCCTGCAGACGGTGGGCATCGTGTGTTTGGTCATCATGTTCCTCAAACTGATGCACCTGCTGGGCCTCATCGATATCACTGAGACCG AGAGCAGTGACAGTGATCTGGAGCTGTCAACGGTGCGTCACCAGCCGGAGGGTCTGGACCAGCTTCAGACTCAGACCAAGTTCACCAGGAAGGAGCTTCAGTCCCTCTACAGGGGCttcaaaaat GAGTGTCCCAGCGGGTTGGTTGATGAGGAGACATTCAAGTCCATCTATTCTCAGTTCTTTCCCCAAGGAG ACGCGACCACGTACGCTCACTTCCTCTTCAACGCCTTTGACATCGACAGGAATGGCTCGATCCGCTTTGAAGACTTTGTCATCGGCCTGTCCGTGCTCCTCAGGGGCTCCGTCACAGAGAAGCTCAACTGGGCATTCAACCTCTATGACATCAACAAAGATGGCTACATCACCAAAGAG GAGATGCTAGCAATAATGAAGTCCATTTACGACATGATGGGCAGGTATACGTACCCATGTGTGCGAGACGAGGCTCCGTCTGAGCACGTGGACAAGTTCTTCCAG aaaatggacagaaaCAGAGATGGTGTTGTAACCATTGAAGAGTTCATTGAGACCTGCCAGAAG GATGAGAACATCATGAACTCCATGCAGCTGTTTGAGAACGTTATCTAA
- the kcnip3b gene encoding Kv channel interacting protein 3b, calsenilin isoform X2, producing MGMQGMELFAIGVVIILFVAVLKQFGVLEPMSSFEESSDSDLELSTVRHQPEGLDQLQTQTKFTRKELQSLYRGFKNECPSGLVDEETFKSIYSQFFPQGDATTYAHFLFNAFDIDRNGSIRFEDFVIGLSVLLRGSVTEKLNWAFNLYDINKDGYITKEEMLAIMKSIYDMMGRYTYPCVRDEAPSEHVDKFFQKMDRNRDGVVTIEEFIETCQKDENIMNSMQLFENVI from the exons ATGGGGATGCAAGGCATGGAGCTGTTTGCCATCGGCGTGGTTATCATTCTCTTCGTGGCAGTTCTCAAGCAGTTTGGCGTACTGGAACCTATGTCCTCTTTTGAAG AGAGCAGTGACAGTGATCTGGAGCTGTCAACGGTGCGTCACCAGCCGGAGGGTCTGGACCAGCTTCAGACTCAGACCAAGTTCACCAGGAAGGAGCTTCAGTCCCTCTACAGGGGCttcaaaaat GAGTGTCCCAGCGGGTTGGTTGATGAGGAGACATTCAAGTCCATCTATTCTCAGTTCTTTCCCCAAGGAG ACGCGACCACGTACGCTCACTTCCTCTTCAACGCCTTTGACATCGACAGGAATGGCTCGATCCGCTTTGAAGACTTTGTCATCGGCCTGTCCGTGCTCCTCAGGGGCTCCGTCACAGAGAAGCTCAACTGGGCATTCAACCTCTATGACATCAACAAAGATGGCTACATCACCAAAGAG GAGATGCTAGCAATAATGAAGTCCATTTACGACATGATGGGCAGGTATACGTACCCATGTGTGCGAGACGAGGCTCCGTCTGAGCACGTGGACAAGTTCTTCCAG aaaatggacagaaaCAGAGATGGTGTTGTAACCATTGAAGAGTTCATTGAGACCTGCCAGAAG GATGAGAACATCATGAACTCCATGCAGCTGTTTGAGAACGTTATCTAA